Proteins from one Nicotiana tabacum cultivar K326 chromosome 23, ASM71507v2, whole genome shotgun sequence genomic window:
- the LOC142177123 gene encoding uncharacterized protein LOC142177123: MVRDMRARVRRFVLGFSDDLFADAIKAAKNNDLTITKMVAFVQGNEDRGNVAQSTNSIAPQNSQAQQGCGASKSSNAGGGQNRLYALAGRQDTEARGDVVTKMLTVFTFDVYALMNPGSTLSYVTPYISKKFGIEPKKLCEPFEVSTPIGESVIARHIYRGCPVKVYHHLTVADLVELEMVDFNVIMGMDWLGSCYATMGYRTKIVSFEFPGEPVLECKGDALVPIVNEFPEVFPEDLPGVPPDREIGIDLLHDTKPISIPSYRMAPAELKDLKVQLKDLLDKGFIRPSVSPWGAPVLFVRKKDGETDHAEHLTIVLQTLQDHKLYAKFSKCEFWLKSVAFLVHVISGEGVKTQKKVKFQWSDICEKSFEELKKRLTSAPVLTLPKGTEGLVVYCDASGVGLGCVLMLHGKFIAYTSRQLKAHKKNYPTRDLELAAVIFALMIWCHYLYGVYADIFTDQKSLQYIFKQRELNLCQRRWLKLLKDYDIDILYHPGKANVVADALSRCSMGSLAHVEEDKRTMTKEVHQLASLGV; encoded by the exons ATGGTACGTGATATGAGGGCCAGAGTTAGGCGGTTTGTTTTGGGATTTTCAGATGACTTGTTTGCTGACGCTATTAAAGCTGCTAAGAACAATGACTTGACCATTACTAAAATGGTAGCCTTTGTTCAAGGGAACGAAGACAG AGGCAATGTAGCTCAGTCTACTAATTCAATAGCCCCTCAGAACTCTCAGGCCCAACAAGGGTGTGGTGCATCAAAATCTAGTAATGCAGGCGGTGGTCAGAATCGCTTGTATGCACTGGCAGGCCGTCAGGATACAGAGGCTCGTGGAGATGTTGTCACAAAAATGCTAACAGTCTTCACCTTTGATGTTTACGCTCTTATGAATCCGGGATCCACCCTATCTTATGTAACCCCATATATTTCTAagaaatttgggatagaaccaaaAAAGTTATGTGAACCCTTTGAAGTGTCCACTCCAATTGGAGAATCAGTTATAGCTAGACATATCTATAGGGGGTGTCCAGTCAAAGTGTATCATCATCTTACTGTAGCAGACTTAGTAGAATTGGAGATGGTAGACTTCAATGTaatcatgggtatggattggttaggGTCCTGTTACGCCACAATGGGTTATAGAACCAAAATAGTAAGTTTTGAATTTCCTGGTGAACCAGTCTTAGAATGTAAGGGTGATGCA TTAGTACCAATTGTAAATGAGTTCCCAGAAGTGTTTCCCGAAGATCTTCCAGGAGTCCCTCCCGATAGAGAGATTGGAATTGATCTACTCCACGACACTAAGCCGATATCTATTCCATCTTATAGGATGgctccagcagagttgaaagatcTAAAAGTCCAATTGAAAGATCTTCTAGATAAGGGATTTATAAGGccaagtgtctcaccttggggtgctccggtcttgtttgtccGAAAGAAGGATGG CGAGACGGACCATGCAGAACATCTCACAATTGTGTTGCAGACACTGCAGGATCACAagctatatgcaaaattttctaagtgtgaattttggttgaaatCAGTAGCATTTTTGGTCCATGTCATCTCAGGCGAAGGTGTGAAG ACTCAGAAAAAGGTCAAGTTTCAGTGGTCAGACATTTGCGAGAAAAGTTTTGAGGAGTTAAAGAAAAGGTTGACTTCAGCGCCAGTTTTGACACTACCGAAAGGAACCGAAGGGTTAgttgtttattgtgatgcttcaggggttggtcttgggtgtgtgttaatgttGCATGGTAAATTCATAGCTTACACATCTAGACAACTCAAGgctcacaagaagaattatccgacccGTGATCTTGAGTTAGCTGCGGTGATATTTGCGCTAATGATCTGGtgccattatttgtatggagtgTATGCTGATATTTTCACAGATCAGAAGAGTTtgcagtacatcttcaagcaaagagAATTAAATCTTTGTCAGAGAAGGTGGCTCAAATtgctcaaggattatgatattgatatcctctatcatcccgggaaagCAAATGTTGTAGCTGATGCTCTCAGTCGGTGTTCTATGGGAAGCTtagctcatgttgaagaagacaAGAGAACTATGACGAAGGAAGTCCACCAATTAGCAAGTCTAGGAGTTTGA
- the LOC142177124 gene encoding uncharacterized protein LOC142177124: MKVWERVVEARERRSVSISENQFGFMPGCSTTEAIRLIRRLVEQYMDRRKDLHMVFIDLEKAYDRIPREVLWRCLEVKYILVAYSSVIKDMYDGAKTQVMTVGGDSEHFSIVMGLHQGSALSPFLFALAMDALTHHIQGEKMRVAEVRMFRWMCGHTRLDKIRNENIRARVGMAPMEENMREVRLRWFGHVQRRSLDALVRRSERLALTSMRRGRGWPKKYWGKVIRKDMMQLELTEDMALDRKVCRESIRVEGIFSDSWLAGTIFLVILLLLFHCPISSSCAKGLFENSLPTLRFELFYSFFLAYGENMHNMDAGKEPQPPVAATTKGRGCGRGRGKAQPRARAAAPIEET; the protein is encoded by the exons atgaaagtgtgggagagggtggtggaagcgAGGGAGAGGAGGTCAGTGTCTATATCTGAGAACCAATTTGGATTCATGCCGGGTTGTTCAACTACAGAAGCTATTCGTCTTATccggaggttggtggaacagtacatgGATAGGAGGAaggatttgcacatggtgtttattgacctagagaaagcatacGACAGGATCCCAAGGGAGGTTCTTTGGAGATGCTTGGAGGTAAAATATATCCTAGTAGCTTATAGTAgtgtgattaaggacatgtatgatggagccaAGACTCAGGTTATGACAGTAGGAGGAGACTCGGAGCATTTTTCGAtagttatggggttacaccaaggatctgcacTCAGCCCTTTCTTATTTGCTCTTGCAATGGACGCACTGAcgcaccatattcaaggggag AAGATGAGAGTAGCAGAAGTGAGGATGTtcagatggatgtgcgggcatacgaggttggataagattaggaatgaaaatATTCGAGCAAGGGTGGGCatggctcccatggaagaaaacATGCGGGAAGtaaggcttagatggttcgggcacgtgcagaggagaagcctagatgccctAGTTAGGAGGTCCGAGCGGTTGGCTCTGACGAGtatgaggagaggtagagggtggccaaagaagtattggggaaaGGTGATCAGGAAGGACATGATGCAACTTGAGCTcaccgaggacatggcccttgataggaaggtatgtaGGGAGAGCATTAGGGttgaag GTATATTTTCTGACTCGTGGCTCGCTGGTACTATCTTTCTGGTTATCTTGTTGTTACTATTCCATTGTCCCATTTCATCTTCTTGTGCCAAGGGTCTATTCGAAAACAGCCTCCCTaccctcagg TTTgaactattctattctttctttcttgcATATGGTGAGAACATGCACAACATGGATGCCGGGAAGGAGCCACAGCCACCTGTTGCAGCCACTACAAAGGGTAGAGGCTGTGGCCGAGGTAGAGGcaaagctcagcctagagcacgtGCAGCAGCACCCATTGAAGAGACGTAG